One window of the Burkholderiales bacterium genome contains the following:
- a CDS encoding bifunctional diguanylate cyclase/phosphodiesterase, which yields MLKRCARRARHASLDQKIIAIFALAWLATACALGLIYVDGRALHQSTLPLVGQALPSLTGLSQLRLELGQQKPILYEYYATIDRAKFLRDWRDSQSRTDHLLDAVRAGLIGAEQAAPITQAYGRFNLAARQFDDALNTARIDWERTRTLLAETDDALAELARTVDRLLIPIERSMIASEQNTGQRLNSLFTTIGFFALIVLVTGVFFVITARAWLREAGNRRRLAMFAERDPNPVMSLAADGRVVYANRGAEKMLKMLGGASATAATLLPQDLGTRLQAMRSAGIHHDKWIYPAAALTLSCRVHFLKDQNSFHCYLSDVTRRKRAERQLVFQAYYDGLTGLPNRRMFERRLETLLTRRHAAGIVVLLKLDRFQLLISSFGHVVCDQILQNAAARLTDVVRNGGQGGNPRAGLYRLDGGRFAMIACDAGKEQIGEALTKDIVEAMNTPLEIDGREVFVTFSVGLSSYPPDGVESGVLLKNAESAMHYAEQRGGHGYQSYSEQLNSGARERLDMENALRRAIEREQLELFYQPQLDVASGRIVGAEALMRWRLDGRGIVGPGEFIPLAEETGLIVPIGIWALETACRQAKIWQGLGYADLTVAVNISGRQFLAADLPQTVARILRHTGLPAALLELEITESVAMKDVDLTIATLCRLKQLGVKLSIDDFGTGYSSLGYLKRFPIDKLKIDRSFLCNVTSDPSDAAIAQAVIALGRSLNLTVLAEGIETPQQLDLLRRFGCKEMQGYLFSCPVPVDQFSALLRGGGYREPPPAREEFMLDLACLSH from the coding sequence TTGCTGAAACGATGCGCGAGGCGCGCCCGCCATGCCAGCCTCGATCAAAAGATCATCGCCATCTTTGCCTTGGCCTGGTTGGCAACCGCGTGCGCTCTCGGCCTGATTTATGTGGACGGCCGCGCGTTGCATCAATCGACGCTGCCCCTGGTCGGTCAGGCGCTGCCCTCGCTCACGGGCTTGTCGCAGTTGCGGCTTGAGCTTGGCCAGCAGAAGCCGATTCTGTATGAATACTATGCCACCATCGACCGCGCCAAATTCCTGCGCGACTGGCGCGACAGCCAAAGCCGTACTGACCACTTGCTCGACGCGGTGCGCGCCGGGCTGATTGGCGCAGAGCAGGCGGCGCCGATAACTCAGGCTTACGGTCGTTTCAATCTCGCCGCGCGGCAGTTCGACGATGCCTTGAACACGGCGCGCATCGATTGGGAACGAACGAGGACGCTGTTGGCTGAGACCGACGATGCTCTGGCTGAATTGGCTCGCACGGTGGATCGGCTGCTGATCCCGATCGAACGCAGCATGATTGCGTCCGAGCAGAATACCGGTCAGCGGCTCAACAGCCTGTTTACGACGATCGGCTTTTTTGCGCTGATCGTTCTTGTTACCGGCGTTTTTTTCGTCATCACCGCGCGCGCCTGGCTGCGCGAAGCCGGCAATCGCAGGCGGCTCGCGATGTTCGCCGAACGCGATCCGAATCCGGTGATGAGCCTCGCCGCCGACGGCAGGGTTGTCTACGCGAATCGCGGCGCCGAAAAAATGCTGAAAATGCTGGGCGGTGCTTCTGCAACCGCGGCAACGCTGCTGCCGCAGGACCTCGGTACACGGTTGCAGGCAATGCGCAGCGCCGGCATCCATCATGACAAATGGATTTATCCGGCAGCGGCGCTGACGCTTTCGTGCCGCGTCCATTTCCTGAAAGACCAGAATTCGTTCCACTGCTACCTGAGCGACGTCACCCGGCGCAAGCGCGCTGAACGGCAACTGGTATTCCAGGCTTACTACGATGGGCTGACCGGTTTGCCCAATCGACGCATGTTCGAGCGCCGGCTCGAAACCCTGCTCACCCGGCGCCATGCCGCCGGCATCGTCGTGCTGCTCAAACTCGACCGCTTCCAGTTGCTGATATCGAGCTTCGGTCACGTTGTGTGCGACCAGATTCTGCAAAACGCCGCGGCTCGTTTGACCGACGTGGTGCGCAACGGCGGTCAGGGCGGCAATCCGCGCGCGGGCCTGTATCGGCTCGACGGCGGCCGCTTTGCGATGATCGCGTGCGATGCCGGCAAGGAACAGATCGGCGAAGCCCTGACGAAAGACATCGTCGAAGCCATGAATACGCCGCTGGAAATCGATGGCCGCGAAGTTTTCGTGACGTTCAGCGTCGGCTTGAGCAGCTATCCGCCAGATGGCGTGGAATCAGGCGTGCTGTTGAAAAACGCCGAGAGCGCCATGCATTACGCTGAACAACGCGGCGGTCATGGCTATCAAAGCTATAGCGAACAATTGAATTCCGGCGCACGCGAGCGGCTCGATATGGAAAACGCCCTGCGCCGTGCCATCGAACGCGAACAACTCGAACTTTTTTATCAGCCGCAACTCGATGTCGCAAGCGGCCGCATCGTCGGCGCCGAGGCGCTTATGCGCTGGCGGCTCGATGGTCGCGGCATCGTCGGCCCCGGCGAATTCATACCGCTGGCTGAAGAGACCGGCTTGATCGTGCCGATCGGGATATGGGCATTGGAAACCGCGTGCCGGCAGGCGAAAATCTGGCAGGGCCTGGGATACGCCGACCTGACAGTCGCGGTCAATATTTCCGGGCGGCAGTTCCTCGCTGCCGACCTGCCGCAGACCGTCGCTCGGATTCTGCGTCACACCGGGCTCCCGGCCGCCCTGCTCGAACTCGAAATCACGGAAAGCGTGGCGATGAAGGACGTCGACCTGACGATCGCAACGCTGTGCCGGCTGAAGCAACTCGGCGTGAAATTGTCGATCGACGATTTCGGCACCGGCTATTCCTCGCTGGGTTATCTGAAGCGTTTCCCGATCGATAAACTGAAGATAGATCGCTCGTTCCTGTGCAACGTGACGAGCGATCCCAGCGATGCGGCGATCGCGCAGGCGGTTATCGCGCTGGGACGCAGTCTGAATTTGACGGTGCTCGCCGAGGGAATCGAAACGCCTCAGCAACTCGATTTGCTGCGGCGTTTTGGCTGCAAGGAGATGCAGGGCTATTTATTCAGTTGCCCGGTGCCTGTGGATCAGTTTTCGGCCCTGCTGCGCGGCGGCGGGTATCGCGAACCGCCCCCGGCACGCGAGGAGTTTATGCTCGATCTGGCCTGCCTTTCGCACTAA
- a CDS encoding adenine phosphoribosyltransferase, protein MDIKSLIRTIPDFPKPGILFRDITTLLKHADGFRETIDRLSAAFADLHIDKVAAIEARGFIIGASLAYRRSAGFVPIRKRGKLPFACFNQDYALEYGADSLEIHIDALQSGDRVLLTDDLIATGGTAEAAAALIRKAGGIVVGCGFVIDLPDLGGRTRLERLGLPSVALCQFEGH, encoded by the coding sequence TTGGACATCAAATCGCTGATCCGCACGATTCCCGACTTTCCGAAACCGGGCATCCTGTTCCGCGACATCACGACGCTACTCAAACACGCCGATGGATTTCGCGAAACCATCGATCGATTGAGCGCGGCATTCGCCGATCTCCACATCGACAAAGTCGCGGCGATCGAAGCGCGCGGATTCATTATCGGCGCGTCACTCGCGTATCGTCGCAGCGCGGGTTTCGTACCGATCAGGAAGCGCGGCAAACTTCCGTTCGCTTGTTTCAACCAGGATTACGCGCTCGAATACGGCGCCGACAGCCTGGAAATTCATATAGACGCCCTGCAAAGCGGCGATAGGGTTCTGCTGACCGATGATCTGATCGCGACAGGCGGAACCGCGGAAGCGGCGGCCGCCCTGATCCGGAAGGCGGGCGGCATCGTCGTCGGTTGCGGCTTCGTGATCGATTTACCCGATCTCGGCGGCCGGACCCGGCTCGAACGGCTCGGCCTGCCGAGCGTGGCGCTGTGTCAGTTCGAGGGCCACTAG
- a CDS encoding S9 family peptidase, with protein sequence MARTENPRVADFGSWHSPFSAAMVAAGANSLGQIVSDGDDVYWVEMRPSEGGRGVVVREQVDGTVSDITPAPFNVRTRVHEYGGGAFTTIDGEVYFVNFADQRLYRQRGRSAPQPLTAASARRYADFAYDAARERLICVCENHSDSSCEAINTLACVALDDGSQCILVTGSDFYSSPRLSPDQRHLAWLSWHYPNMPWDGCELWVGEFDGNGNIGSSERVAGGASEAIVQPQWSPDGVLHFISDRSGFWNLYRRVDENLEALCAMHADFAAAHWVFGLSTYAFLAQQRLICAYTTLGSWRLATIDTPNGELTDIRLPYSEISSLHVQRGAAVFIAASPSEASSVVRLPIDRDGKIGAIEIVQRSSLFTPDASTISAPQAIEFATRHGSEQLTAHGFFYAPKNPRFRAPEGTRPPLIVISHGGPTAATSTALNLKTQYWTSRGFAVLDVNYSGSTGYGRAYRERLKGGWGVIDVDDCIAGARYLVERGDADGDKLIIRGASAGGYTTLCALTFRDAFKAGASYYGVSDLEALDLDTHKFESRYTASLVGPYPEMRATYVERSPVHFASQLSCPIILLQGLDDKIVPPNQAEKMLDAVRAKGLPVAYVAFEGEQHGFRRAENIQRALEAELYFYARIFGFTLAENIHPIEIENLPSPHPR encoded by the coding sequence ATGGCCAGGACCGAGAACCCCCGCGTGGCCGATTTCGGCTCATGGCATTCGCCGTTTTCGGCGGCAATGGTTGCCGCTGGCGCCAATTCATTAGGCCAGATTGTCAGCGATGGCGATGACGTGTACTGGGTCGAGATGCGGCCGTCCGAAGGCGGCCGAGGCGTTGTCGTACGAGAACAAGTTGACGGGACCGTGTCCGATATCACGCCGGCGCCGTTCAACGTGCGCACCCGCGTGCATGAGTATGGCGGCGGCGCGTTCACGACTATCGACGGAGAAGTATATTTCGTCAATTTCGCCGATCAGCGCTTGTATCGGCAGCGTGGCCGCAGCGCGCCGCAGCCGCTTACCGCTGCATCGGCAAGGCGCTACGCCGATTTCGCTTACGACGCCGCGCGCGAACGTTTGATCTGCGTGTGCGAAAATCACAGCGATTCCTCGTGCGAAGCGATAAACACCCTCGCCTGTGTCGCGCTCGATGACGGCAGCCAATGTATTTTGGTGACCGGCAGCGATTTTTATTCTTCGCCGCGTTTGAGTCCGGATCAGCGCCATCTTGCGTGGCTGTCCTGGCATTACCCGAACATGCCTTGGGACGGCTGCGAGCTGTGGGTGGGCGAGTTCGATGGCAACGGCAACATTGGATCATCGGAGCGCGTCGCCGGCGGCGCCTCCGAAGCGATTGTGCAGCCGCAGTGGTCGCCCGACGGCGTGCTGCATTTCATCTCCGACCGTAGCGGTTTCTGGAATCTGTATCGGCGTGTCGACGAAAACCTTGAAGCGCTGTGCGCTATGCACGCCGATTTTGCCGCCGCGCACTGGGTGTTCGGCTTGTCGACCTATGCGTTTCTTGCGCAGCAGCGCTTGATTTGCGCATACACCACGCTTGGCAGTTGGCGGCTGGCGACAATTGATACGCCAAACGGGGAGTTGACCGACATTCGCCTGCCCTACAGCGAGATCAGTTCTTTGCATGTGCAGCGCGGCGCTGCGGTATTCATTGCCGCATCTCCGAGTGAAGCGAGCAGCGTGGTCAGATTGCCCATCGATCGCGACGGCAAGATCGGCGCGATCGAAATCGTGCAGCGTTCGAGCCTGTTCACGCCGGACGCCAGCACGATTTCAGCACCGCAGGCGATCGAGTTCGCGACCCGGCACGGAAGCGAACAACTGACCGCGCATGGCTTTTTCTACGCGCCCAAAAATCCGCGCTTTCGTGCGCCGGAGGGTACGCGGCCGCCGCTGATTGTGATCAGTCACGGCGGCCCCACCGCCGCGACCTCAACCGCGTTGAACCTGAAAACCCAGTACTGGACGAGCCGCGGCTTCGCCGTTCTCGATGTGAATTACAGCGGCAGCACCGGCTACGGCCGCGCCTATCGCGAGCGGCTCAAAGGCGGCTGGGGCGTAATCGATGTCGACGATTGTATTGCCGGCGCGCGCTATCTCGTCGAGCGCGGCGATGCCGATGGCGACAAGCTGATCATCCGCGGCGCCAGCGCCGGCGGTTACACGACCTTGTGCGCGCTGACGTTTCGCGACGCGTTCAAAGCCGGCGCCAGCTATTACGGGGTTTCCGACCTTGAAGCGCTCGACCTGGATACGCACAAATTTGAATCTCGCTACACCGCCAGCCTGGTTGGTCCTTATCCCGAGATGCGCGCGACGTATGTCGAGCGCTCGCCCGTGCACTTCGCGTCGCAGCTATCGTGCCCCATTATTTTGTTGCAGGGACTCGATGATAAAATCGTGCCGCCGAATCAGGCCGAGAAGATGCTCGACGCGGTGCGCGCCAAAGGTCTGCCGGTTGCGTATGTCGCCTTCGAGGGAGAACAGCACGGCTTTCGCCGCGCCGAAAACATCCAGCGCGCGCTGGAAGCCGAGCTGTATTTTTACGCGCGCATATTCGGCTTTACGCTGGCCGAAAACATACATCCGATCGAGATCGAGAATCTGCCTTCGCCGCATCCCCGTTAG
- a CDS encoding AAA family ATPase: MRLTQIKLAGFKSFVDPTEIPIPGPLVGIVGPNGCGKSNVIDAVRWVLGETQARHLRGETMDDVIFNGAGARKPVGRASVELVFDNSLGKAAGQWSQYAEISVKRVLTRNSESAYYINNLHVRRRDVADVFLGTGLGGRAYAIIEQGMISRIIEAKPEELRVFLEEAAGVSKYRERRRETELRLADTRRNMVRVDDIRNDLSRQLEHLTEQAAIAEQYHALKEEYAVTQNLAWWLKKHEALNLQTRLLRDIGKQTIELEAETARLRTAEARLETLRAAHYASADALHASQGELYAANSEVARLEQEIQHRRDRRPRIDQQIDALQGERDRQSAQQQTAQNSLIDWRRQREDAARRVEETRVAEAAETDRLPHAEQALRDSRSALHDAQSRCAEIEKHAQVEQTRCEHACRILQQLASRNERLASERRSLQVPDPAQLEQRRLELTGCEERLQAARAMQREFEQELLDKEQLRRDSLQSAEACGAKQAGLHARLQALQTLQQRLSKSDRTSAWLSENQLLDAPRLWQSIQVDPGWENALEAVLRERLNAISVGEFAADSAWLRNLPNAKIVLFAAADAPFFDQD; encoded by the coding sequence GTGCGCCTGACCCAGATCAAACTCGCCGGTTTCAAATCTTTCGTCGATCCAACCGAAATACCGATTCCCGGCCCCCTGGTCGGCATCGTCGGACCCAATGGCTGCGGCAAGTCGAACGTCATCGATGCGGTGCGCTGGGTGCTCGGCGAAACCCAGGCCCGGCATTTGCGCGGCGAAACCATGGACGACGTCATCTTCAATGGCGCCGGCGCCCGCAAGCCCGTTGGCCGCGCCAGCGTCGAACTTGTTTTCGACAACAGCCTCGGCAAAGCCGCGGGGCAATGGTCGCAGTACGCCGAGATTTCAGTCAAGCGCGTGCTGACGCGAAATTCCGAATCCGCTTATTACATCAATAATCTGCATGTCCGCCGCCGCGATGTCGCCGATGTGTTCCTCGGCACCGGGCTCGGCGGCCGCGCGTACGCGATCATCGAGCAGGGCATGATCTCGCGCATTATCGAGGCCAAGCCGGAAGAGTTGCGCGTGTTTCTCGAAGAAGCGGCCGGCGTTTCCAAATACCGCGAAAGGCGCCGCGAAACCGAGTTGCGTCTGGCCGACACACGCCGCAACATGGTTCGCGTAGACGATATCAGGAATGATCTCTCGCGCCAGCTCGAACACCTGACGGAGCAGGCCGCGATCGCCGAGCAATACCACGCGCTGAAAGAAGAATATGCCGTCACCCAAAATCTCGCTTGGTGGCTGAAGAAACACGAAGCATTGAACCTGCAGACGCGACTGTTGCGCGACATCGGCAAGCAGACCATCGAGCTCGAAGCCGAAACGGCACGCTTACGCACGGCTGAAGCACGTCTGGAAACGCTGCGCGCCGCGCATTACGCCAGTGCCGACGCCTTGCATGCGTCACAGGGCGAGCTGTATGCGGCCAACAGCGAAGTTGCGCGTCTCGAACAGGAAATCCAGCATCGTCGCGACCGCCGGCCGCGCATCGATCAACAGATCGACGCGCTGCAAGGCGAACGCGATCGGCAAAGCGCTCAACAGCAAACGGCGCAAAACAGCCTCATCGATTGGCGGCGCCAGCGCGAGGATGCGGCGCGGCGCGTCGAAGAAACCCGCGTTGCCGAGGCGGCGGAAACGGATCGCCTGCCGCACGCCGAGCAAGCTTTGCGGGACAGCCGTTCCGCTTTGCATGACGCGCAGAGCCGTTGCGCGGAAATCGAGAAGCACGCCCAGGTCGAGCAAACGCGTTGCGAGCACGCGTGCCGCATCCTGCAACAGTTGGCAAGCCGCAACGAGCGTCTCGCGAGCGAACGGCGCAGTCTGCAAGTCCCCGATCCGGCACAACTCGAACAACGGCGTCTCGAATTGACGGGTTGCGAAGAACGCTTGCAGGCAGCACGGGCAATGCAGCGTGAGTTTGAGCAGGAATTGTTGGATAAAGAACAGCTTAGACGTGATTCTTTGCAATCCGCAGAAGCTTGCGGCGCAAAACAGGCTGGGCTCCACGCGCGCCTGCAAGCGCTTCAGACTTTGCAGCAGCGCCTGTCGAAAAGCGATCGGACCAGCGCCTGGCTCAGCGAAAATCAGTTGCTCGACGCGCCTCGCCTTTGGCAGTCGATCCAGGTTGATCCAGGGTGGGAAAACGCTCTTGAAGCCGTGCTGCGGGAACGTTTGAACGCGATCTCTGTAGGCGAATTCGCAGCCGATTCTGCCTGGCTCCGTAATTTACCGAACGCAAAAATCGTCTTGTTTGCCGCTGCCGACGCCCCTTTTTTCGATCAGGAC
- a CDS encoding MgtC/SapB family protein, with translation MTPDPEHLEIVVHLSVALVAGGAIGLERSYHGRAAGFRTHALVCISSSALMLVTLYQARWFPVTDFDTVRVDPTRMAQGIMTGIGFLGAGAILKEGLSVRGLTTAASIWITAAIGILVGIGFYFPAAVATLLTLGTLSVFRWIEMRMPTQLYAHHVIRFARESAMPEAQMRTLIAAHGFTIANLSYQLCDHGRLFEYSMVIRTLNKNNAGRLSEALCAQPTVLEFRIAPTGD, from the coding sequence ATGACGCCAGACCCGGAGCATCTTGAAATCGTTGTGCATCTATCCGTCGCGCTTGTGGCCGGCGGCGCGATCGGACTCGAACGCAGCTATCACGGCCGGGCGGCTGGCTTCCGCACCCACGCGCTGGTCTGCATCTCATCGAGCGCGCTTATGCTGGTCACGCTGTATCAGGCGCGCTGGTTTCCGGTAACCGACTTCGATACTGTGCGCGTCGATCCGACGCGCATGGCGCAAGGCATTATGACCGGCATCGGTTTCCTCGGCGCCGGCGCGATTCTCAAAGAGGGCCTGTCGGTGCGCGGCCTGACGACGGCTGCATCGATCTGGATAACGGCCGCAATCGGTATTCTGGTCGGTATCGGTTTCTACTTTCCGGCAGCCGTCGCGACTCTCCTGACTCTGGGTACGCTGTCGGTATTCCGCTGGATCGAAATGAGGATGCCGACTCAGCTTTACGCGCATCATGTTATCCGCTTTGCGCGCGAATCGGCGATGCCTGAAGCGCAGATGCGCACCTTGATTGCCGCGCACGGCTTCACCATCGCCAATCTCAGCTATCAATTGTGCGATCACGGCCGGTTGTTCGAGTACAGCATGGTGATCAGGACTCTGAACAAAAACAATGCAGGGCGCCTGTCGGAGGCGCTATGCGCACAGCCGACCGTGCTCGAATTCCGCATCGCGCCGACCGGCGACTAA
- the queF gene encoding NADPH-dependent 7-cyano-7-deazaguanine reductase QueF — MTTLPASPLEVFDNPHPARDFLIQMQIPEFTCLCPKTGQPDFATLFLDYIADHKCVELKSLKLYIWSYRDQGAFHEAVTNRILDDLVAATAPRFMRLTARFFVRGGIFTTIVAEHRMTGWRPAETLFVPLLASQPVEPVGLANRSSAE; from the coding sequence ATGACGACATTACCTGCTTCCCCCCTTGAGGTTTTCGATAATCCTCATCCTGCGCGGGATTTTTTGATTCAGATGCAGATCCCGGAATTCACCTGCCTTTGCCCTAAAACCGGGCAGCCCGATTTCGCAACGCTGTTTCTCGATTACATCGCCGATCACAAGTGTGTAGAGCTGAAAAGCCTCAAACTGTATATCTGGTCTTACCGCGATCAGGGTGCATTTCATGAAGCGGTGACCAATCGCATACTCGATGATCTGGTTGCGGCTACCGCGCCGCGCTTCATGCGGCTGACCGCCCGTTTTTTCGTCCGCGGCGGTATTTTTACCACCATTGTCGCCGAGCATCGCATGACAGGTTGGCGGCCTGCGGAGACGCTATTCGTTCCGCTGTTGGCGTCGCAACCCGTCGAGCCAGTGGGCCTCGCTAACCGTTCAAGCGCCGAGTGA
- a CDS encoding glycosyltransferase family 1 protein: MNMSLFGRKRTVFHARPGARVFTLSERVIHDRVWHCVFYEWEDLIGEWESVDTYLPEHSFQLSRRLYTLANYATHSTRLARVLSPHFDSCTLNQKYDLFFLICADIFELIAINSIKNWRTKCRNAVCYLSECWTEEWLKGREFLLRPLKEFDHIFLGTRNSVDIVSKITGRPCSYLPLGVDMVKFAPNPAARGRTIDVWNLGRRSQVTHQALLEFAEQKQWLYYFDTVKNGNVPDAKEHRLLVSNLLKRCKYFIANHARADEAGVTRGHMELGMRYFEGAAAGTVMLGKPPAPEVFNEYFNWPDAIIPIPFDAPDIANTIADLEAQPVRLARIRRDNVVNSLLQHDWVYRWRRVLEAVDLEVTPQMLARESLLQDMAAKMTERQVDGRLAISGAVRG, encoded by the coding sequence ATGAATATGAGTCTGTTCGGCAGGAAGAGGACAGTGTTCCACGCGCGTCCAGGCGCTCGGGTATTCACATTATCCGAGCGAGTCATTCACGATCGTGTCTGGCACTGCGTTTTCTACGAGTGGGAGGATCTGATCGGCGAATGGGAGAGCGTCGATACCTATCTGCCGGAGCACTCGTTCCAACTGAGCCGCAGACTGTACACACTGGCGAACTACGCGACCCACTCAACGCGGCTGGCGCGCGTTCTTTCGCCGCATTTTGACAGTTGTACTCTGAACCAGAAATACGATCTTTTCTTCCTCATCTGCGCGGACATTTTCGAGCTGATTGCAATCAATTCAATCAAAAATTGGCGAACAAAATGCCGGAACGCAGTTTGTTACCTCAGCGAATGCTGGACTGAGGAATGGTTGAAAGGGCGTGAATTTTTGTTGCGCCCTCTGAAAGAATTCGATCATATTTTTCTGGGCACGCGCAACAGCGTCGACATCGTTTCGAAAATAACCGGGCGCCCGTGCAGCTACCTGCCGTTAGGCGTCGACATGGTCAAGTTCGCTCCCAATCCGGCAGCGCGGGGGCGCACCATCGATGTCTGGAATCTTGGGCGGCGCTCGCAGGTCACCCATCAGGCGCTGCTCGAGTTCGCCGAGCAGAAACAATGGCTGTATTACTTCGACACCGTCAAAAACGGCAACGTGCCCGACGCGAAGGAGCATCGACTGCTGGTGTCGAACCTGCTGAAGCGATGCAAGTACTTTATCGCCAATCATGCGAGGGCGGACGAGGCAGGTGTCACCCGCGGGCATATGGAACTCGGCATGCGTTATTTCGAAGGTGCGGCGGCGGGAACCGTGATGCTCGGCAAGCCGCCAGCGCCGGAGGTTTTCAATGAGTACTTCAACTGGCCGGATGCGATCATTCCGATTCCGTTCGATGCCCCCGACATTGCCAACACCATCGCTGATCTGGAAGCGCAGCCGGTGCGGCTGGCTCGCATCCGCCGCGACAACGTCGTCAACTCGCTGCTGCAGCACGACTGGGTTTACCGCTGGAGACGGGTTCTGGAAGCTGTCGATCTCGAAGTCACGCCGCAGATGCTGGCGCGCGAATCACTGCTCCAGGATATGGCGGCAAAAATGACCGAGCGCCAGGTTGACGGACGCCTCGCCATTTCCGGCGCGGTTAGGGGGTAG